One window from the genome of Pseudophryne corroboree isolate aPseCor3 chromosome 3 unlocalized genomic scaffold, aPseCor3.hap2 SUPER_3_unloc_74, whole genome shotgun sequence encodes:
- the LOC134984700 gene encoding gastrula zinc finger protein XlCGF57.1-like, which yields MYLTVIKVEDTEEEEETYVTDMKAEDIGGEEETYMKGDKQCKEEEIPTDISTDGHTLRNISEGHLMLSPDCDIKDNDSRQDSPGDNTIIPMIHPALSADPPDPGECSPDHSDIGASVTALTVDTVFPCSVDAKCFTQNTKLITHQPAKAGERPFPCSECGKCFTQKSGLVTHQRRHTGDRPFPCSECGKCFIWKSELVKHQRSHTGENPFPCSECGKCFSYKSHLVIHQRRHTGERPFSCSECGKCFTWKSQLGTHQRSHTGENLFPCSECGRCFTIKSCLVKHKRIHTGEKPYSCSECGKWFTYKTTLDAHKRSHTGTSPFPCSECGKYFAQKSQLARHQRSHTGERPFPCSDCGKCFARKSHLVTHQQSHTGQKLFPCPECGKWFAQKSGLVKHQRSHTGEKPFPCPECGKCFARKSDLVIHNRSHTGENPISCSGCGKLFAQKTDLVKHQRSHTGEKPFSCSECAKCYTRKSYLIIHMRSHTGERPFPCSECEKCFAHKSDLVIHNRSHTGEYPISCSECGKCFKRKSELVIHQRSHTGEKPFPCSECEKCFALKSTLVRHQQTHTGEKPFSCSECGKCFAHKSHLVRHHKSHTGERPFLYSEK from the exons atgtatctaactgttataaaggtagaagatacagaggaagaagaagagacgtatgtgactgatatgaaggcagaagatatagggggagaagaagagacgtatatgaagGGTGataagcagtgtaaggaggaggagatccctacagatatcagcacag atggacacacactcaggaatatctcagaaggacatctaatgttatccccggattgtgacataaaagataatgacagtagacaggattctccaggagataatacCATTATCCCAatgatacatccagctctatcagctgatccccctgatcctggagaatgttctcctgatcactctgatattggtgcatctgttacagctctgacagtagatacagtgtttccctgttctgtagatgccaaatgttttacacagaacacaaaacttattacccatcagccagctaaggcaggtgagaggccatttccatgttctgagtgtgggaaatgttttacacaaaaatcaggtcttgttacacatcagagaagacacacaggtgataggccatttccatgctctgagtgtgggaaatgttttatctggaaatcagaacttgttaaacatcagcgaagtcacacaggtgagaatccatttccatgttctgagtgtgggaaatgtttttcatacaaatcacatcttgttatacatcagagaaggcacacaggtgagaggccattttcttgctctgagtgcgggaaatgttttacctggaaatcacaacttggtacacatcagcgaagtcacacaggggagaatctatttccatgttctgagtgtgggagatGTTTTACAATCAAATCATGTCTTGTAAAACATAAGAGAATACATACtggtgagaaaccatattcctgttctgagtgtgggaaatggtttacatacaaaactactcttgatgcacataagagaagtcacacaggtacatcaccatttccatgttctgagtgtgggaaatattttgcacagaaatcacaacttgctagacatcagagaagtcacacaggtgagaggccatttccatgttctgactgtggaaaatgttttgcacggaaatcacaccttgttacacatcagcaaagtcacacaggtcagaagctatttccatgtcctgagtgtgggaaatggtttgcacagaaatcaggtcttgttaaacatcagagaagtcacacaggtgagaagccatttccatgtcctgagtgtgggaaatgttttgcacggaaatcagatcttgttatacataacagaagtcacacaggggagaatccaatttcttgctcTGGGTGTGGGAAATTGTTTGCACAGAaaacagatcttgttaaacatcagagaagtcacacaggtgagaagcctttttcttgctctgagtgcgcaaAATGTTATACTCGGAAATCATATCTTATTATACAtatgagaagtcacacaggtgagaggccgtttccatgttctgagtgtgagaaatgttttgcacacaaatcagatcttgttatacataacagaagtcacacaggggagtatccaatttcttgctctgagtgtgggaaatgttttaaacggaaatcagaacttgttatacatcagagaagtcacacaggtgagaagccatttccatgttctgagtgtgagaaatgttttgcactcaaatcaactcttgttagacatcagcaaactcacacaggtgagaagccattttcttgctctgagtgtgggaaatgttttgcacacaaatcacatcttgttagacatcacaaaagtcacacaggtgagaggccatttctttactctgagaaataa